In Neokomagataea tanensis, one genomic interval encodes:
- a CDS encoding metallophosphoesterase family protein, with amino-acid sequence MSGVSRRHLLGGTGALAGVAAVSGASNTRAAASGHDAFTFVFMTDTHLQPELDGLKGCQMAFRAISNEKADFVVQGGDHVFDALGVSKERANKLIDLYEMTEQVIGKKIYHTIGNHDCFGVYPQSGASLSDPEFGKNYFRRKYGQTYYSFEHKGVHFIVLDSIGLTDDRKYEGRYDAAQLAWLKITLAALPAGAPIIVVTHIPMVTAFGTYTDLDHTKLRPSALCTVNTREILALLHGHNILAVLQGHTHVLERVDLNGVPYITGGAVCGNWWHGEHLGTPEGYMVVHVENNVVRTEYRTYGFQTVSPNITTF; translated from the coding sequence ATGTCTGGTGTGTCACGTCGTCATTTATTGGGTGGTACTGGGGCGCTGGCCGGAGTGGCGGCAGTGTCCGGTGCCTCTAATACGCGTGCCGCAGCATCAGGGCATGACGCTTTTACGTTTGTATTTATGACAGATACGCATTTGCAGCCGGAACTGGATGGTTTGAAAGGCTGCCAGATGGCTTTTAGGGCGATCAGCAACGAAAAAGCTGATTTTGTTGTTCAAGGCGGGGACCACGTTTTCGACGCGTTAGGCGTATCGAAAGAAAGGGCAAACAAGCTTATCGATCTCTATGAAATGACGGAGCAAGTGATCGGTAAGAAAATCTATCATACTATTGGTAATCATGATTGCTTCGGCGTTTATCCGCAGAGCGGCGCATCATTATCAGACCCGGAATTTGGTAAAAATTACTTCCGCCGGAAATATGGTCAAACATATTATAGCTTTGAGCATAAGGGCGTACATTTTATTGTTTTGGACTCTATTGGTCTTACCGATGACCGGAAATACGAGGGGCGCTATGATGCGGCCCAGTTGGCGTGGCTGAAGATAACGCTTGCGGCATTGCCGGCGGGGGCGCCAATTATTGTAGTAACGCATATACCAATGGTTACGGCCTTTGGAACCTATACAGACCTGGACCATACTAAGCTACGCCCATCGGCATTGTGCACTGTAAACACACGTGAAATTCTGGCTCTTTTGCACGGACATAATATTTTAGCTGTATTGCAGGGCCATACGCATGTGCTGGAGCGGGTGGATTTGAACGGCGTTCCATACATTACAGGCGGCGCGGTGTGCGGTAACTGGTGGCATGGCGAACATCTTGGTACGCCGGAGGGCTATATGGTTGTGCATGTTGAAAACAACGTGGTCCGTACTGAGTATCGTACTTATGGTTTTCAAACGGTAAGCCCGAATATTACGACATTCTAA
- a CDS encoding epoxyqueuosine reductase QueH, producing the protein MTKNSRPLLTPPDGQKKVLLHSCCAPCSGEVMEAMTASGIDYTIFFYNPNIHPEREYLLRKDENVRFAEKHNVPFIDADYDRDNWFARAKGMEWEPERGTRCTMCFDMRFERTALYAHENGFPVMTSSLGISRWKNMAQINDCGQRAVTPYEGLSYWDFNWRKGGGAARMIEISKQEQFYQQEYCGCAYSLRDTNMHRRSQGRPAIEIGKLYYGTESKD; encoded by the coding sequence ATGACTAAAAATAGCCGTCCTCTTCTCACGCCACCGGATGGGCAGAAGAAAGTGTTGCTGCATTCATGCTGCGCCCCCTGTTCCGGGGAGGTGATGGAAGCGATGACGGCATCCGGTATTGATTACACGATTTTTTTCTACAATCCGAATATTCATCCTGAGCGGGAATACCTGCTGCGTAAGGACGAAAATGTTCGGTTCGCTGAAAAGCATAATGTTCCATTTATTGATGCTGATTACGACCGGGATAATTGGTTCGCCCGGGCGAAGGGTATGGAGTGGGAGCCAGAACGCGGGACGCGTTGCACCATGTGCTTTGATATGCGTTTTGAGCGCACTGCTTTATACGCACATGAGAACGGCTTCCCTGTTATGACCAGTTCGCTTGGTATTTCGCGCTGGAAGAACATGGCCCAGATTAATGATTGTGGGCAGCGTGCCGTCACTCCATATGAAGGTTTGTCCTATTGGGATTTTAATTGGCGCAAGGGCGGTGGTGCCGCGCGGATGATTGAAATCAGCAAGCAGGAGCAGTTCTACCAGCAGGAATATTGTGGCTGTGCCTATTCTTTGCGGGACACAAACATGCACCGGCGTAGCCAAGGGCGCCCGGCCATTGAAATCGGCAAATTATATTATGGGACAGAGAGTAAAGACTGA